The following are encoded together in the Lytechinus variegatus isolate NC3 chromosome 19, Lvar_3.0, whole genome shotgun sequence genome:
- the LOC121405662 gene encoding lysosomal acid phosphatase-like translates to MSFLSSIHFISLALFIVISGAMSESTLRLVNVLYRHGDRSPAETFPNDPYQENSWPQGWGQLSKLGMQMQYGLGQFLGKMYQESGFLNTNYTRPEINVRSTDVDRCLMSAESNLAGLYPPLAEMRFNPNISWQPIPVHTIPKEDDYLLRADGTPCPYYDELYAKELEDDRVKEINTENKDFFEMLKNNTGVTYDVTLSTVYKIEDPLFCEQAHGRTLPTWATDEVLLKLENLTNIGMAMLFGTKELARLKGGPLVGKMIADMEEKSKNVTGIPAKFYMYSAHDTTLAAFMSALGVYNGKQSPYASAVGVELWEDEDTKSFNISMWFRNSTDQKVPFTLQLKGCSDMCGLERFKELLKDVVPLNVEAECGATYKKNYTIPILIGTSIIALILLLIFLFLICKGRQQETKEGHRRLQQDVEA, encoded by the exons CTCTATCGTCATGGTGATCGTTCTCCAGCTGAAACTTTCCCCAATGACCCTTATCAGGAGAATAGCTGGCCTCAAGGATGGGGTCAACTTTCTAAg CTTGGGATGCAGATGCAGTATGGTTTAGGCCAGTTCTTAGGGAAGATGTACCAAGAATCTGGCTTCCTAAACACCAACTACACCCGGCCTGAGATCAACGTCCGCAGCACCGACGTGGATCGCTGTCTGATGTCGGCAGAGAGTAATCTAGCGGGGCTGTACCCACCACTGGCAGAGATGCGGTTTAATCCGAATATATCCTGGCAACCCATCCCAGTGCATACCATTCCAAAAGAGGATGATTAT TTATTGCGTGCTGATGGCACGCCATGTCCGTACTATGATGAGCTGTATGCTAAAGAATTAGAGGATGATCGTGTGAAGGAAATCAACACGGAAAACAAG GATTTCTTTGAGATGCTAAAGAATAATACTGGTGTCACATATGATGTCACTCTGAGCACTGTCTACAAAATAGAGGATCCCCTTTTCTGTGAG CAAGCTCATGGTCGAACTCTCCCAACGTGGGCAACAGATGAGGTCTTGCTTAAGCTGGAGAATTTGACAAATATCGGCATGGCAATGCTTTTTGGCACAAAGGAACTTGCCAGACTCAAAGgag GTCCTCTGGTTGGAAAGATGATCGCCGACATGGAAGAGAAAAGTAAAAATGTGACTGGTATCCCTGCCAAGTTCTACATGTATTCAGCT CATGATACAACGCTGGCCGCCTTCATGTCTGCATTGGGCGTGTACAACGGGAAACAGTCTCCGTACGCATCGGCAGTGGGAGTGGAATTGTGGGAAGATGAAGATACCAA GTCATTCAACATCAGTATGTGGTTTAGGAATTCCACAGACCAGAAGGTACCGTTCACACTTCAATTAAAGGGCTGTTCCGATATGTGTGGGCTAGAGCGTTTCAAAGAGCTCCTAAAAGACGTGGTACCTTTGAACGTGGAAGCTGAGTGTGGAGCAACATATAAAAAGAACTACA cAATACCTATCTTGATTGGAACATCCATCATTGCCCTGATCCTTCTgcttattttccttttcctgATATGCAAAGGAAGGCAGCAGGAAACGAAAGAAGGGCACAGACGCCTTCAGCAGGACGTTGAGGCGTAG